A section of the Geminocystis sp. M7585_C2015_104 genome encodes:
- a CDS encoding PAS domain-containing protein, translating to MRLVFVNCYNLSQGEGNYPISNQLSSSRWQSILVLRGKQLFLAIANDIIKRLKEGSGKRFQTMADNAPVLIWLANKDSNRIYLNKARLDFIGKTPTEETNGGWINRIHPSDVDLYLQSCHKSFQ from the coding sequence ATGAGACTAGTTTTCGTCAACTGTTACAACCTCTCTCAGGGGGAGGGAAACTATCCCATTTCAAACCAGCTATCGTCGTCGAGATGGCAGTCAATACTGGTTTTAAGGGGGAAACAGTTATTCCTTGCCATTGCCAATGACATTATCAAGAGACTAAAAGAGGGGAGTGGAAAACGTTTCCAGACAATGGCAGACAACGCACCGGTTTTAATATGGTTGGCTAACAAAGACAGTAACCGCATCTATCTTAACAAAGCCCGGTTGGATTTTATAGGCAAAACCCCCACAGAAGAAACCAATGGCGGCTGGATAAACCGCATCCACCCCAGTGATGTGGATTTATACCTGCAGTCATGCCATAAAAGTTTCCAATAA
- a CDS encoding bifunctional (p)ppGpp synthetase/guanosine-3',5'-bis(diphosphate) 3'-pyrophosphohydrolase codes for MSPTTLTTQQTTKDNTATPAVKYNVKIPDWLNECLLGDQNNQDNNLICRAFQFAYSLHEGQFRKSGEPYIAHPIAVAELLRDLGGDSEMIAAGLLHDVVEDTPTTLEEIEEMFGKNVRRLVEGVTKLSKFNFSSKTERQAENFRRMFMAMAQDIRVILVKLADRLHNMRTLDFLPPEKQRQIAQETRDIFAPLANRLGIWQFKWELEDLAFKYLEPEAYNTIKHLVAEKRAEREARIEQVIRIIAERLKQIGINPIEIKGRPKHLYSIYQKMVRQNKEFDQIYDIAAVRIIVNTKEECYRALAVVHDAFRPIPGRFKDYIGLPKPNLYQSLHTTVFNTNGRPLEIQIRTLEMHYIAEYGIAAHWKYKEAGNSNSNRWSQIDQKFTWLRQLLDWQKDLKDAQEYVDNLKENLFDDDVYVFTPNGDVIALARGATPVDFAYHIHSEIGNHMKGARVNGKWSPLDQPLQNGDIVEIITSNNSHPSLDWLNFVVTPTARNRIRQWFKKYHREENINRGRELLERELGNAGLESLLKSDIMQRVAQKFNFQKVDDLLAALGYGEITCTQVINRLREENKQSQSDKSQLLADTSFTGTANREYRQEDNGKYPISGIEGLLYHIAGCCKPLPGENIIGVVTNTRGISIHHRDCPNLQNIPPERLIPVSWNCYKNDTPRRSLTYPVDIVIETIDRVGILRDILGRLSDLNINVSHASVKTHAGKPAIISLTIDVTDYRQFTEAITRIKNISDVLNVRRVTQVNKGENQAL; via the coding sequence ATGAGTCCCACCACTCTAACAACCCAACAAACAACAAAAGACAACACGGCAACCCCAGCCGTTAAATACAATGTAAAAATCCCGGACTGGTTGAATGAGTGTCTGCTGGGAGACCAAAACAACCAGGATAATAATCTCATTTGTCGTGCCTTCCAATTTGCCTATTCCCTCCACGAGGGACAATTCCGAAAATCCGGTGAGCCATACATTGCGCACCCCATTGCCGTTGCGGAATTACTAAGAGATTTGGGGGGAGATAGTGAAATGATTGCCGCAGGCTTGTTGCATGACGTGGTAGAAGATACCCCCACTACCCTAGAAGAAATAGAGGAAATGTTCGGCAAAAATGTCCGTCGTTTAGTAGAGGGGGTAACTAAATTATCTAAGTTTAATTTTTCTAGTAAAACCGAGAGACAGGCCGAAAATTTCCGCCGCATGTTTATGGCTATGGCTCAAGACATAAGAGTCATTCTTGTCAAGTTGGCCGACAGATTACATAACATGCGCACTCTTGATTTTTTACCTCCAGAAAAACAACGTCAAATTGCCCAGGAAACTAGAGATATTTTTGCCCCCTTAGCCAATCGTTTAGGTATATGGCAATTTAAGTGGGAACTAGAGGATTTAGCCTTCAAATATCTTGAGCCAGAAGCCTATAATACCATCAAACATTTAGTAGCAGAAAAAAGAGCGGAGAGAGAAGCAAGAATCGAACAGGTGATCAGAATTATTGCCGAACGTTTGAAGCAAATTGGAATTAACCCTATCGAAATAAAGGGAAGGCCAAAACACCTCTATAGCATCTACCAGAAAATGGTACGTCAGAATAAGGAATTTGACCAGATTTATGACATTGCCGCCGTAAGAATTATTGTTAATACTAAAGAGGAGTGTTATCGCGCCCTAGCCGTTGTCCATGACGCTTTTCGTCCTATCCCTGGTAGGTTCAAAGACTACATCGGCTTGCCCAAACCTAATTTATACCAGTCTCTCCACACCACTGTATTTAACACCAATGGACGTCCCCTAGAAATCCAAATTAGGACCCTGGAAATGCACTACATAGCAGAATATGGAATTGCTGCCCACTGGAAATACAAAGAGGCAGGAAATTCTAATTCCAATCGCTGGTCACAAATAGATCAAAAATTTACCTGGCTGCGACAACTATTGGACTGGCAAAAAGACTTAAAAGATGCACAAGAATACGTGGACAACCTGAAAGAAAATCTCTTCGACGACGATGTTTATGTTTTCACTCCCAACGGGGATGTAATTGCTTTGGCCAGAGGGGCAACACCAGTAGATTTCGCCTATCATATCCACAGTGAAATAGGAAACCACATGAAGGGTGCCAGGGTCAATGGCAAATGGTCACCCCTGGATCAGCCGTTGCAAAATGGGGATATAGTAGAAATCATCACCTCTAATAACAGTCATCCAAGTCTCGATTGGCTAAACTTTGTTGTCACCCCCACCGCCAGAAACCGTATACGTCAGTGGTTCAAAAAATACCATCGGGAAGAAAATATTAACCGAGGACGGGAATTATTAGAAAGAGAATTGGGCAATGCGGGGCTAGAGTCTCTTTTAAAATCTGATATAATGCAGCGGGTAGCCCAAAAATTCAATTTTCAAAAGGTAGACGACTTGTTGGCAGCCTTGGGCTATGGTGAGATAACTTGTACTCAGGTTATCAATCGTCTCAGGGAAGAAAATAAACAATCCCAGTCGGATAAATCCCAACTACTTGCCGACACCTCCTTCACTGGCACTGCTAATAGGGAATACCGCCAGGAAGATAATGGCAAATACCCTATCTCTGGCATCGAAGGGTTGTTATATCACATTGCTGGCTGTTGTAAACCTCTACCCGGAGAAAATATTATTGGTGTCGTTACCAATACCCGCGGTATTTCTATTCATCATCGGGATTGTCCTAATCTTCAAAACATACCACCTGAAAGACTTATCCCCGTTTCTTGGAATTGTTATAAAAACGACACCCCCCGTCGTAGTCTAACTTACCCCGTAGACATAGTAATTGAAACCATTGACAGGGTGGGCATCCTCAGAGATATACTAGGGAGGCTAAGTGATTTAAACATCAATGTCAGCCACGCCTCCGTTAAAACCCATGCCGGCAAACCCGCCATTATCTCCCTCACCATTGATGTTACAGACTATAGACAGTTTACAGAAGCTATTACCAGAATCAAAAATATCTCTGATGTATTGAATGTGCGCCGTGTAACTCAAGTAAATAAAGGAGAAAATCAAGCATTATAA
- a CDS encoding FCD domain-containing protein, protein MLPKSQRETVEEWLKLAQQFQTTLNGRQERTMVMKQWEELKQQFHSRILPLTENPRLLAWVRETHRLLRILDTQLLFWTSARGEESQRRHMAIFQQLLQQLLTLTPPL, encoded by the coding sequence ATGTTGCCTAAGTCACAGAGAGAAACAGTAGAGGAATGGCTGAAGTTGGCCCAACAGTTCCAGACAACCCTGAATGGCCGCCAGGAGAGAACAATGGTAATGAAGCAGTGGGAGGAACTAAAACAACAGTTCCATAGCCGAATTCTTCCCCTGACGGAAAATCCGCGTTTACTGGCCTGGGTAAGGGAAACTCATCGCCTTCTAAGAATCCTGGACACTCAGCTTCTCTTCTGGACCTCTGCCCGGGGGGAAGAGAGCCAACGACGTCATATGGCTATTTTTCAACAACTCCTCCAACAGCTTTTGACACTCACTCCCCCTCTGTAA
- the cax gene encoding calcium/proton exchanger — MNKNQIFALLLAFIPVSLAAEYFHWNETIVFLSAALAIIPLAAYMGEATENIALVTGPNIGGLLNATFGNATELILAIVALKSGLIQVVKATLTGSIIGNLLLVMGFAMFLGGIRYKEQNFQPSVARLNASTMTLAVIAILLPTAVAFTSDGIPPTTMQALSVAVAIVLISVYLLSLLFSMKTHSYLYQVAEADIEVKEEGLEKKPSLALWTLILFLVTVGVAVESELLVDSLEAATESLGLSPLFTGVIFLPIIGNAAEHATAITVAIKDKMDLSVSVAVGSSLQIALFVAPVLVIVGWLIGQPMDLNFNPFELVAVAVAVLIANSISADGNCNWLEGILLLATYTIIALAFYFHPY; from the coding sequence ATGAATAAGAATCAAATTTTTGCCCTGTTGTTGGCCTTTATTCCCGTCTCCCTCGCAGCCGAGTATTTCCACTGGAATGAAACCATAGTTTTTCTTAGTGCAGCTCTGGCAATTATACCCCTGGCAGCATACATGGGGGAAGCAACAGAAAATATAGCCCTGGTAACAGGGCCAAATATAGGCGGTTTGTTAAACGCCACCTTCGGCAATGCCACAGAACTGATATTGGCCATTGTAGCCCTTAAAAGCGGATTGATACAGGTAGTAAAAGCCACACTGACTGGGTCAATAATAGGAAATTTGCTTTTAGTAATGGGATTTGCCATGTTTTTGGGAGGAATCCGTTACAAGGAACAAAATTTCCAACCCAGTGTGGCACGTCTAAACGCTTCCACCATGACTCTGGCAGTAATTGCCATTCTCCTCCCCACCGCCGTAGCCTTCACCTCCGACGGCATCCCCCCCACCACCATGCAAGCCCTATCAGTGGCGGTGGCAATAGTACTAATTTCCGTTTATCTGTTAAGCCTACTGTTTTCCATGAAAACCCACTCCTACCTATACCAGGTAGCGGAGGCGGACATAGAAGTGAAAGAGGAGGGGTTAGAAAAAAAACCAAGTCTAGCACTTTGGACACTTATCCTCTTCCTGGTAACAGTCGGGGTGGCAGTAGAATCGGAACTTCTGGTAGACTCCTTAGAAGCAGCCACAGAAAGTCTAGGACTGTCGCCCCTATTCACAGGAGTAATCTTTTTGCCCATTATCGGCAACGCTGCTGAACATGCTACCGCCATTACTGTCGCCATCAAAGACAAAATGGACCTATCTGTCTCCGTAGCCGTTGGCTCCAGTCTGCAAATCGCCCTATTTGTGGCGCCAGTACTAGTAATCGTCGGCTGGCTGATAGGACAACCCATGGACTTGAACTTCAACCCCTTTGAACTGGTGGCGGTGGCCGTTGCTGTCCTCATCGCCAATTCCATCAGTGCCGACGGCAATTGCAACTGGCTGGAGGGGATACTCCTATTAGCCACTTATACTATCATCGCCCTTGCCTTCTACTTCCACCCCTATTAA
- the argJ gene encoding bifunctional ornithine acetyltransferase/N-acetylglutamate synthase produces MFEWRVIEGGITAPKGFKSSGIAAGLKASGLPDLALIWSETEAIAAGVFTTSAVRAACVDYCRQKLQKKATARAILCNSGQANAATGKQGWEDALTCASALAQTLRIDADSILLASTGVIGERIKMDALLRAIPRLVAELSENGSEATARAIMTTDLVPKSIALETTIDNRPVRIGGIAKGSGMIHPNMATMLAFITCDGLVSTQLWQKMLKHAVELSFNQITVDGDTSTNDTVIALANGQSRTPTITQLDENGLKLQALLTEVCQYLAKAIARDGEGATCLIEVEVSGAPDDAAARQIARTIVGSNLVKSAVFGRDPNWGRIAAAAGRAGVPFNQEDLKIQLGDIVLMEKGQPLNFDRLSASGYLQQAARGEYLKTDTVLIRVSVGNGTGVGKAWGCDLSYDYVRINAEYTT; encoded by the coding sequence ATGTTCGAATGGAGGGTAATTGAAGGAGGGATAACAGCCCCAAAGGGGTTTAAATCATCAGGGATAGCAGCAGGTTTGAAAGCCTCGGGGTTGCCAGATTTGGCCCTAATTTGGTCAGAAACTGAGGCTATTGCCGCGGGGGTTTTTACCACCTCTGCCGTAAGGGCAGCCTGTGTAGATTATTGTCGCCAAAAATTACAAAAAAAGGCCACCGCTAGGGCAATTTTATGTAACTCTGGACAGGCAAATGCGGCAACGGGAAAACAGGGATGGGAAGACGCCCTAACATGTGCCTCGGCTTTGGCTCAAACTCTTAGAATTGATGCTGACAGCATCCTGTTAGCCTCTACAGGGGTGATTGGCGAGAGAATCAAAATGGATGCCCTCCTACGGGCTATACCACGTCTGGTGGCGGAGTTATCAGAAAATGGCAGTGAGGCGACGGCAAGGGCGATTATGACTACTGATTTAGTACCTAAGTCTATTGCCCTGGAAACCACCATCGACAACCGCCCAGTGCGTATCGGCGGCATTGCCAAGGGCTCGGGGATGATTCACCCCAATATGGCCACCATGTTAGCATTTATCACCTGTGATGGGCTAGTGTCTACTCAACTGTGGCAGAAAATGCTAAAACACGCAGTGGAGCTTAGTTTCAATCAAATTACAGTGGACGGGGACACTAGCACCAATGATACCGTAATTGCCTTGGCCAATGGACAGTCTCGCACCCCCACCATCACCCAATTGGACGAAAATGGCCTCAAATTACAGGCTTTGCTGACCGAAGTATGTCAGTATTTAGCAAAAGCTATAGCAAGAGACGGAGAGGGGGCAACCTGTCTTATTGAGGTGGAGGTGAGTGGCGCGCCAGATGACGCCGCCGCCAGACAAATTGCCCGCACCATTGTGGGCTCAAACCTAGTAAAGTCGGCCGTTTTCGGTCGTGATCCCAACTGGGGCAGAATCGCCGCCGCTGCCGGCAGGGCCGGTGTTCCCTTTAATCAGGAAGACTTGAAGATACAACTAGGTGACATAGTTCTTATGGAGAAAGGGCAACCTCTAAATTTTGACCGCCTCTCTGCTAGTGGGTATCTCCAACAGGCTGCCAGGGGGGAATATCTCAAAACTGATACTGTCCTTATCCGTGTATCCGTAGGTAATGGAACTGGAGTAGGCAAGGCCTGGGGTTGTGACCTTAGTTATGATTACGTAAGGATAAATGCGGAATACACTACCTAA
- a CDS encoding ribonuclease Z yields the protein MEVTFLGTSSGVPTKTRNVSAVALRLLQRGEIWLFDCGEGTQHQFLRSDLRISQIKKIFITHMHGDHIFGLMGLLASCGLGAHAEKIEIYGPPGIEPYLKACMKYSYTSFPYGVTIYTVEPGLIYEDAEYTVTCLPLKHRVTTYGYRVAEKDRPGPFNVEKAKKAGIPPGPLYGRLKAGETIVLEDGRVFVGKDFCGPKEIGRKFVYCTDTIYCDNAVELARDADLLVHEATFAHQDAPMAFEKLHSTTTMAAQVALAAGVRQLIITHFSPRYAPGNPIQMKDLVAEARAIFPATLAAYDFFRYDIPRRR from the coding sequence GTGGAAGTGACTTTCTTAGGCACCAGTTCGGGGGTGCCCACTAAAACTAGGAATGTGTCTGCAGTGGCCCTGAGATTACTGCAAAGAGGAGAAATCTGGTTATTTGACTGTGGAGAAGGCACCCAACATCAATTCCTCCGTAGCGACCTAAGAATATCGCAAATAAAAAAAATTTTCATTACCCACATGCATGGGGACCATATTTTTGGTTTAATGGGGCTACTAGCTAGTTGTGGGTTAGGGGCTCATGCGGAAAAAATCGAAATATACGGCCCCCCCGGCATTGAGCCCTATCTAAAAGCCTGTATGAAGTACTCTTACACCTCTTTTCCTTATGGTGTTACAATCTACACCGTAGAACCAGGGCTCATCTACGAAGATGCAGAATACACCGTCACCTGTCTCCCCCTAAAACACCGAGTTACCACCTATGGTTATAGGGTAGCAGAAAAAGACCGTCCTGGCCCCTTTAATGTGGAAAAGGCGAAAAAGGCAGGCATCCCCCCAGGGCCCTTGTATGGTAGACTAAAGGCTGGGGAAACCATTGTGTTAGAAGACGGTAGGGTGTTTGTAGGCAAGGACTTTTGTGGCCCTAAAGAAATAGGACGTAAGTTCGTCTACTGCACCGATACCATCTACTGTGATAATGCGGTAGAATTGGCTAGAGATGCGGACTTGCTGGTCCATGAGGCTACCTTTGCTCACCAAGACGCCCCCATGGCCTTCGAAAAACTACATTCTACCACCACCATGGCAGCACAGGTGGCATTGGCGGCTGGGGTGAGACAACTAATTATAACCCATTTTAGCCCCCGTTATGCCCCTGGCAACCCTATCCAAATGAAAGATTTAGTAGCGGAGGCTAGGGCTATTTTTCCCGCCACCCTTGCTGCCTATGACTTTTTCCGCTATGACATCCCCCGTCGTCGCTAG
- a CDS encoding Na+:solute symporter produces the protein MQIIDWIVVICYLVITLWLGIKLAKRASKSIEDFFVSGRSLPWWLAGTSMAATTFSIDTPLYICGIVAKRGIAGNWEWWSFAITHVVMTYIFARLWRRAEVLTDAELTEIRYGGKMAAILRATKAFLFAVPINCIGIGYAMLAMVKVIAALQLWESLGLQLGDNGKLWTVVAISIIVLGYSSFSGLWGVVVTDFFQFFLALLGAMVVAIFAINHVGGIHQLIPAVTAHSKIDVLSFLPLKDNAGISLSTFAAYLLVQWWSFRRSDGGGEFIQRLVSVRSEKEAEKAAWCFNILNYVIRTWPWIIVALVAIVVYPNLEDPELAYPLLMIEFLPPLLLGLVVASLMAAFMSTVSTSINWGASYLTNDLYRRFISPQASQAELVLVGRIASVIVTFLGALAAFFAQDVATVFRLVIAIGTGPGLVLILRWYWWRINAAAELAAMVAGFIIGLLSSIPNLNLFPTDFGWRLITISLLTAVVWITAMYLTPPESEETLNQFYLRVRPAGIGWRKQQLATGVTPLQNLTLDLMKVIASLFLLFGSMFALGGFLLLKPLTGWLSLIVAVASGLWLRKLERLHPLPKKRPGLE, from the coding sequence ATGCAAATTATAGACTGGATTGTTGTTATCTGCTATCTAGTAATAACCCTGTGGCTGGGGATAAAGTTAGCAAAACGTGCCAGTAAAAGTATAGAAGATTTTTTCGTGTCAGGACGCTCCCTTCCCTGGTGGTTAGCCGGCACTAGTATGGCAGCTACCACTTTTTCCATTGACACTCCTCTATACATCTGCGGCATAGTAGCTAAGAGGGGAATAGCCGGCAACTGGGAGTGGTGGAGTTTTGCCATAACCCACGTGGTAATGACCTATATTTTCGCGCGACTGTGGCGAAGGGCCGAGGTTTTAACAGATGCGGAATTGACAGAAATCCGCTATGGGGGTAAAATGGCCGCAATTTTACGCGCTACAAAAGCCTTTCTATTTGCTGTGCCCATCAACTGTATTGGGATAGGCTATGCCATGTTAGCCATGGTGAAGGTAATAGCTGCCCTCCAGTTGTGGGAAAGTCTAGGACTACAGTTAGGAGACAATGGCAAATTGTGGACGGTGGTGGCAATTAGTATTATAGTGCTGGGCTACTCCAGTTTTTCCGGCCTGTGGGGGGTAGTAGTCACTGACTTTTTTCAATTTTTCCTAGCCTTATTGGGTGCAATGGTGGTGGCTATTTTTGCCATCAACCATGTGGGCGGTATCCACCAGTTAATCCCCGCTGTAACTGCCCACAGCAAGATAGACGTTTTATCCTTCCTCCCCCTGAAAGACAATGCTGGCATCAGTTTAAGCACTTTTGCTGCCTATCTACTGGTACAATGGTGGAGTTTTCGTCGTAGTGATGGAGGGGGGGAATTCATCCAAAGGCTGGTGTCTGTGAGGAGTGAGAAGGAGGCAGAAAAGGCTGCTTGGTGTTTCAATATCCTCAACTATGTAATCCGCACCTGGCCATGGATTATAGTGGCTTTAGTGGCCATTGTTGTCTATCCTAACCTAGAAGATCCAGAATTGGCCTATCCCCTGTTGATGATAGAATTTCTGCCACCCCTTCTTTTGGGGCTGGTGGTAGCCTCCCTAATGGCAGCCTTTATGAGTACAGTTTCCACCTCCATCAACTGGGGTGCATCTTATCTTACCAATGATTTATACCGTCGCTTTATTTCCCCACAAGCCTCCCAAGCAGAATTAGTATTAGTAGGGAGAATTGCCTCGGTAATTGTGACGTTTCTTGGGGCTTTAGCCGCCTTTTTTGCCCAAGACGTAGCCACCGTGTTTCGACTCGTAATAGCCATTGGTACAGGCCCGGGACTAGTATTGATTCTGAGATGGTACTGGTGGCGGATAAACGCCGCCGCAGAATTAGCAGCCATGGTGGCTGGTTTTATTATAGGCCTACTGAGTTCCATCCCTAATCTCAATCTTTTCCCCACAGACTTTGGCTGGAGACTGATTACTATTTCCCTCCTTACCGCCGTTGTCTGGATTACGGCTATGTATCTTACACCCCCCGAGTCAGAAGAAACCCTCAACCAATTCTACCTGCGAGTGCGCCCTGCCGGAATAGGCTGGCGAAAACAACAGCTAGCCACTGGCGTAACACCTCTGCAAAACCTGACACTGGACCTGATGAAGGTAATCGCCTCCCTGTTTTTGCTTTTTGGCAGTATGTTCGCCTTAGGAGGCTTTTTACTGCTAAAACCCCTCACAGGCTGGTTATCTCTCATTGTAGCAGTAGCTAGCGGTCTGTGGTTGCGAAAACTAGAACGGCTCCACCCTCTCCCCAAAAAACGTCCTGGCCTGGAGTAG
- a CDS encoding methionine--tRNA ligase yields MNNLTQTPRKNSFSLTTPLYYVNGLPHIGSAYTTMVADAIARWHRLQGQDVLFVTGSDEHGQKIQRTAESLGVPPQEHCDRIVAKFRELWEKLDIQYDRFSRTTAAKHEAIVREFFQRVKANGDIYLAQQKGWYCVACEEFKEEKDITEDGYCLIHPNQKVEWRDEENYFFRLSRYQEALERLYEENPQFIQPESRRNEVINFVKQGLKDFSISRINVSWGFPVPDNPTHTIYVWFDALLGYVTALLDESDEPTLANATKKWYPFDLHLIGKDILRFHAVYWPAMLMSANLPLPRQVFGHGFLTKDGKKMGKSVGNTLDPFELVAKYGTDAVRYYFLKEIELGEDGDFNEVRFVNTVNADLADDLGNLLNRSLGMLNKYCKQGVPTITGKDIPNDNEVKSIVVLLTDKIVSAYQNYQLSFVCKEILNLIKTCNRYIDEKKPWSLFKQGEQEEVEKILYVVLESVRFAAFHLAPVIPNISNKIYRQLGYSLDFHQKDLGKKINLSSHSQWGVLPLNRDLPKAEPVFAKVSLPENPTN; encoded by the coding sequence ATGAATAATTTAACTCAAACTCCTAGGAAAAATTCTTTTAGCCTCACCACTCCCCTATACTACGTCAACGGTTTGCCCCATATCGGTAGTGCCTACACTACTATGGTGGCAGATGCCATTGCCCGTTGGCACCGTCTCCAAGGGCAAGACGTATTATTTGTAACCGGAAGTGACGAACACGGTCAGAAAATCCAACGCACTGCCGAGTCTTTGGGGGTGCCCCCCCAAGAACATTGCGATCGCATTGTGGCTAAATTCCGAGAATTGTGGGAAAAACTAGATATACAGTATGATCGTTTTAGTCGCACCACCGCCGCTAAACACGAGGCTATAGTAAGGGAGTTTTTCCAAAGAGTAAAGGCTAATGGTGATATATATCTTGCCCAACAAAAGGGGTGGTATTGTGTGGCATGTGAGGAGTTTAAGGAGGAAAAAGACATCACCGAAGACGGCTATTGTCTCATCCACCCCAACCAAAAAGTGGAATGGCGAGACGAGGAAAACTATTTCTTCCGTCTGTCTCGCTACCAGGAAGCCTTGGAAAGACTCTACGAAGAAAACCCCCAGTTTATCCAGCCAGAAAGCAGACGCAATGAGGTAATCAACTTTGTTAAACAGGGATTAAAAGATTTTTCCATCTCCCGTATAAACGTTTCCTGGGGTTTCCCTGTGCCAGACAATCCTACCCATACCATTTACGTCTGGTTTGATGCCCTATTAGGCTATGTTACAGCCCTTTTGGACGAATCTGACGAGCCCACCCTCGCCAATGCTACCAAAAAATGGTACCCCTTTGACCTCCACCTCATCGGCAAGGATATTCTCCGTTTTCATGCCGTATACTGGCCCGCTATGCTCATGTCCGCCAATTTACCACTGCCTAGACAGGTATTTGGTCATGGTTTCTTGACAAAGGACGGCAAAAAAATGGGCAAAAGTGTCGGCAACACCCTCGATCCCTTTGAGTTGGTGGCCAAGTACGGGACAGATGCCGTTAGGTATTATTTTCTCAAAGAAATCGAATTAGGGGAAGATGGTGACTTCAACGAGGTGAGATTTGTCAATACCGTTAATGCCGATTTGGCTGACGACTTAGGCAATCTCCTCAATCGTAGTCTTGGTATGTTGAATAAGTACTGCAAACAAGGAGTGCCTACCATCACCGGCAAGGACATACCCAACGACAACGAGGTTAAAAGCATAGTTGTCCTTCTGACAGACAAGATAGTTTCTGCCTACCAAAACTATCAATTATCTTTTGTGTGTAAAGAAATTTTAAATCTCATTAAAACCTGTAACCGTTATATTGATGAAAAAAAACCATGGAGTCTGTTTAAACAAGGTGAACAGGAGGAGGTGGAAAAAATCCTCTATGTAGTCTTAGAATCTGTACGTTTTGCCGCCTTTCACCTAGCTCCAGTCATCCCCAACATCAGCAACAAAATTTATCGACAACTGGGTTATTCTCTTGATTTCCATCAAAAGGACCTAGGAAAAAAAATAAATCTATCTTCCCACTCCCAATGGGGAGTCCTACCCTTAAATAGGGATTTACCCAAGGCAGAACCAGTTTTTGCTAAGGTTTCCTTGCCTGAAAATCCTACTAATTAA
- a CDS encoding NYN domain-containing protein translates to MWDNFDNDPVFPPDPVLENRGRVAIFIDGSNLFYAALQLGVEIDYTKLLYRLTAGAKLLRAFFYTGVDRTNEKQQGFLLWMRRNGYRVIAKDLVQLPDGTKKANLDVEIAVDLMALVDYYDTAVLVSGDGDLAYAVDAVSYRGARVEVVSLRSMTSDNLINVADRYIDLEQIRDDIKKTRKGGPPDTFSPYHLIEGRDPDIYE, encoded by the coding sequence ATGTGGGATAATTTTGATAACGATCCCGTATTTCCTCCAGATCCGGTTTTGGAGAATCGGGGGAGGGTGGCCATTTTCATTGATGGGTCAAACCTCTTCTATGCCGCACTCCAATTGGGAGTAGAAATTGACTATACTAAGTTATTATATCGTCTTACAGCAGGAGCTAAATTACTACGTGCCTTCTTCTATACAGGGGTGGATCGTACCAATGAAAAACAACAAGGATTTCTCTTATGGATGCGGCGCAATGGCTACCGTGTCATCGCCAAGGATTTGGTACAATTGCCAGATGGGACTAAAAAGGCCAACTTAGACGTGGAAATCGCAGTAGACTTAATGGCCTTGGTGGACTACTATGATACGGCAGTCTTAGTCAGTGGCGATGGGGATTTGGCCTACGCCGTGGATGCCGTCAGTTACAGAGGTGCGCGGGTGGAAGTGGTTAGCCTCCGCTCTATGACTAGTGATAATCTAATTAATGTGGCTGATCGTTACATCGACCTGGAACAAATCCGGGATGACATCAAAAAAACCCGTAAAGGTGGCCCTCCCGACACCTTTTCCCCCTACCATCTCATCGAAGGCAGAGATCCGGATATCTATGAATAA